A genome region from Flavobacterium sp. includes the following:
- the galB gene encoding beta-galactosidase GalB has translation MKTTFKYLSRISVLIFSAMFLLSSCSKKEDAFANRKISFNADWSFHLNDSITDKDTIGTSTKWRTLDVPHDWSIEGKFDEKSPAGYGGGSLNGGLGWYKKIFKIDSLDINKTISITFDGVYKNSEVWINGHHLGKRPNGYIGFQYELTPYLNYGEKTNEIIVKVDNSKQPNSRWYSGSGIFRNVWLETTDKLHVGQWGTYITTPKVTADKASISIETTIKNQYKESKKATVTTTIFKEDKKVTSVTQDITINANENQILNQAAEVENPILWSVENPELYTAVTEISLDDKIIDQYKTTFGIRDFKFDLNKGFILNGKQVKIKGVCMHHDLGPLGSAINTRAIERQLEILKEMGVNGIRTSHNPPAPELLDLCDKMGFIVMDEAFDMWKQNKTKYDYANDWDKWHKKDLIDQLRRDRNHPSIFIWSIGNEIPEQWNETGVEIAKELAGIVRSFDKTRPLTAAMNPPVNMNIDAVTLQFEKKNVQFNAIAKSGILDLIGYNYAHQTYEYHQKNFPNTPFIATETTSGLETRGYYDAVSDTIKKWPVRWDLKFTEGNPGNTVSAYDQVQAPWGSTHEATWKVIKKHDFLSGMYIWTGFDYIGEPTPYEWPSVSSYFGIVDLAGFPKDVYYMYQSEWTDKTVLHIFPHWNWKSGQTVDVWAYYNKADEVELFVNGKSVGKRSKKGDDLHVMWRIPFQAGTLKAVSRKNGKVVLEKEIKTAGNPSQLKLTADRSTIKADKNDLSFVTVDILDEKETLVPNANNEINFSLTGNGKIVGVCSGNPVSHESYKGTKHTALAGKCLVIVQSGDKTGRLELTAKANGLKPATIVITTE, from the coding sequence ATGAAAACCACATTTAAATATCTAAGCAGAATTTCCGTATTGATTTTTTCTGCGATGTTTTTATTAAGTTCCTGCAGTAAAAAAGAAGATGCTTTTGCAAACCGAAAAATCTCTTTTAATGCCGATTGGAGTTTTCATTTAAATGATAGTATAACAGATAAAGATACGATTGGCACTTCAACTAAATGGAGAACTTTAGATGTTCCGCATGATTGGAGTATAGAAGGTAAATTTGATGAGAAAAGCCCAGCAGGATATGGGGGCGGCTCGCTAAATGGAGGTTTAGGATGGTATAAAAAAATATTTAAAATAGATTCTTTAGATATAAATAAAACTATATCAATAACCTTCGACGGCGTTTATAAAAACAGCGAAGTCTGGATAAACGGACATCATTTAGGAAAACGTCCAAACGGATATATTGGCTTTCAATATGAGCTTACCCCATACTTAAATTACGGAGAAAAAACCAACGAAATAATCGTTAAGGTTGACAATTCAAAACAACCTAATTCACGCTGGTATTCCGGATCAGGAATTTTTAGAAATGTTTGGTTAGAAACCACAGACAAACTTCATGTTGGACAATGGGGAACTTATATTACAACTCCAAAAGTTACGGCCGATAAAGCTTCTATAAGTATTGAAACAACAATTAAAAATCAATACAAAGAAAGCAAGAAAGCAACGGTAACGACCACTATTTTTAAAGAAGATAAAAAAGTAACGTCGGTTACTCAAGATATAACCATCAATGCCAACGAAAATCAAATTCTGAATCAAGCGGCAGAAGTTGAAAATCCAATTTTATGGTCAGTTGAAAATCCGGAATTGTATACAGCAGTTACCGAAATTTCGCTTGACGATAAAATCATTGATCAATACAAAACCACTTTCGGAATTAGAGATTTTAAATTTGACTTGAACAAAGGTTTTATTTTGAATGGAAAGCAAGTCAAAATAAAAGGAGTCTGTATGCATCACGATTTAGGACCTTTGGGTTCTGCAATCAACACGCGGGCAATCGAACGTCAATTGGAAATTCTGAAAGAAATGGGCGTAAACGGAATCAGAACTTCGCACAATCCTCCCGCTCCTGAACTTTTAGATTTATGCGATAAAATGGGTTTCATTGTTATGGATGAAGCTTTTGATATGTGGAAACAAAACAAAACCAAATACGATTACGCAAATGATTGGGATAAATGGCATAAAAAAGATTTAATTGATCAATTGCGCCGCGACCGAAATCACCCAAGTATTTTTATTTGGAGTATCGGAAATGAAATACCCGAACAATGGAATGAAACCGGAGTTGAAATTGCAAAAGAACTAGCCGGTATTGTACGCAGTTTTGATAAAACCCGACCACTTACGGCAGCGATGAATCCGCCGGTAAATATGAATATTGATGCCGTAACATTGCAATTCGAAAAAAAGAACGTTCAGTTTAATGCCATTGCAAAATCTGGAATTTTAGATTTAATCGGATACAATTATGCGCATCAAACATATGAATATCATCAAAAAAATTTCCCAAACACACCTTTTATAGCAACCGAAACTACTTCAGGTTTAGAAACACGTGGTTATTATGATGCTGTTTCAGATACCATTAAAAAATGGCCCGTAAGATGGGATCTTAAATTTACAGAAGGAAATCCCGGAAATACGGTTTCTGCTTACGACCAAGTGCAGGCGCCTTGGGGTTCAACGCACGAAGCAACCTGGAAAGTCATTAAAAAACACGATTTCCTTTCTGGAATGTACATCTGGACAGGTTTCGATTATATCGGAGAACCAACTCCGTACGAATGGCCGTCGGTAAGTTCGTATTTCGGAATTGTAGATTTAGCCGGTTTCCCGAAAGATGTGTATTATATGTATCAAAGCGAATGGACAGACAAAACGGTTCTTCACATTTTCCCGCATTGGAATTGGAAATCAGGACAAACTGTTGACGTTTGGGCTTACTATAATAAAGCCGATGAGGTTGAACTTTTCGTAAACGGAAAATCAGTTGGAAAGAGAAGCAAAAAAGGAGACGATTTACACGTAATGTGGAGAATTCCTTTTCAGGCAGGAACGTTAAAAGCAGTTTCTCGTAAAAACGGAAAAGTGGTTTTAGAAAAAGAAATTAAAACAGCTGGAAATCCATCTCAATTAAAACTGACTGCCGACAGAAGCACAATAAAAGCAGACAAAAACGATTTGTCGTTTGTTACTGTAGATATTTTAGATGAGAAAGAAACTCTGGTTCCAAATGCCAATAATGAAATCAATTTTTCATTAACAGGAAACGGAAAAATAGTGGGAGTTTGCAGCGGAAATCCGGTAAGTCACGAATCGTATAAAGGAACAAAACATACCGCTTTGGCAGGAAAATGTTTAGTAATCGTTCAGTCTGGAGATAAAACAGGAAGACTGGAATTAACAGCAAAAGCAAACGGACTAAAACCAGCAACAATTGTAATTACAACAGAATAA
- a CDS encoding RagB/SusD family nutrient uptake outer membrane protein, protein MKRYIKLFALSSLLVLGSCSEDFLENEPYTDKVTENFYKTPSDAFEGLVAVYDVLQREAYGGPLLISEQASDDCFGGYGIADGQADIEWDRFLYVSDKDMNKDVWSNAYLGIYRANILLENLDKVEWGSNIALKTRYEAEARFLRAHFHFTAAKMFGDIIPLDHTVTTSEFELPRQSPEVTYALIASDLKFAADNLNSDNYSQYGNANFGRITKWAAEAYLARTFLFYTGVYGKSDLAGVVTKSQAVTYINDVVNNSGHGLVPDFANLWLAASFENFVGEDNTEMVWAVRFNGSGKGNWDLHEGNRFQVNIAPRGGAIGKYATGWGGATVNPKLVAAYSAADTRKGASFIDYAGENLNFDAQAREQRQYTGYSWKKYCPITNAAGVSVVEANGGNFQIDNYQDYAIIRFADVLLMAAELNLESNPAVAQTDLDRVRDRAFKNTTNRVTANIPNIMKERQLELALEGLRYFDLLRQGMSTMKQAIDNNTGDSQFGVTFRTETQGWFPLPQSQIILSNGTITQNPGWN, encoded by the coding sequence ATGAAACGATATATAAAATTATTTGCCCTTTCAAGCCTTCTTGTTTTAGGCTCTTGTTCGGAGGATTTTTTAGAAAATGAACCATACACAGACAAAGTAACTGAGAATTTTTATAAAACTCCATCAGATGCTTTTGAAGGATTGGTTGCAGTTTATGATGTATTGCAGCGTGAAGCTTACGGCGGGCCTTTATTAATTAGCGAGCAGGCTTCTGATGATTGTTTTGGTGGTTACGGAATTGCCGACGGTCAGGCCGATATTGAATGGGACCGATTTTTATATGTATCTGATAAAGACATGAATAAAGATGTTTGGTCAAATGCTTATTTAGGAATTTACAGAGCCAACATTTTATTAGAAAATCTGGATAAAGTAGAATGGGGATCAAACATTGCTTTAAAAACTCGTTACGAAGCAGAAGCTCGTTTCTTAAGAGCGCACTTTCATTTTACAGCAGCAAAAATGTTTGGAGATATTATTCCGCTGGATCATACTGTAACAACGAGTGAATTTGAATTACCAAGACAATCTCCGGAAGTTACCTATGCTTTAATTGCAAGTGATTTAAAATTTGCAGCAGACAACTTAAACTCTGATAATTATTCACAATACGGAAATGCAAATTTCGGACGTATTACGAAATGGGCTGCCGAAGCTTATCTGGCAAGAACATTTTTATTCTATACCGGAGTGTATGGTAAATCAGATTTGGCTGGAGTAGTTACAAAATCTCAGGCAGTAACTTATATTAATGATGTTGTAAACAATAGCGGACATGGTTTAGTTCCTGATTTTGCGAATCTTTGGTTAGCGGCTTCTTTTGAAAATTTTGTTGGAGAAGACAATACCGAAATGGTTTGGGCTGTTCGTTTTAACGGTTCAGGAAAAGGAAACTGGGATTTACACGAAGGAAACCGTTTTCAGGTCAACATTGCACCACGTGGAGGAGCAATCGGAAAATATGCAACAGGTTGGGGAGGAGCAACCGTGAATCCAAAACTGGTTGCAGCTTACAGCGCAGCAGATACCAGAAAAGGAGCTTCATTTATTGATTACGCTGGAGAAAATCTAAATTTTGATGCACAGGCTAGAGAACAGCGTCAATACACAGGATATTCATGGAAAAAATACTGCCCAATTACCAATGCAGCAGGAGTAAGTGTTGTGGAAGCAAATGGAGGAAATTTCCAAATTGATAACTATCAGGATTATGCTATTATTCGTTTTGCCGATGTATTGTTAATGGCAGCAGAATTGAACTTAGAATCAAACCCGGCGGTAGCACAAACAGATTTAGACAGAGTTCGTGATCGTGCTTTCAAAAACACAACAAACAGAGTAACGGCAAATATTCCAAACATCATGAAAGAGCGCCAGTTAGAATTAGCTCTTGAAGGACTTCGTTACTTCGATTTATTGAGACAAGGTATGTCGACAATGAAACAAGCTATCGATAACAACACAGGAGACTCTCAGTTTGGCGTAACTTTTAGAACAGAAACTCAAGGCTGGTTTCCATTACCTCAGTCGCAGATAATACTTTCAAACGGAACTATTACGCAAAACCCAGGCTGGAATTAA